AACGCACGGGAATCCTTAGAGAACAGGCTTTTTGCCGGGGTATCGTGGAGGTAAATATTGTTCGAATTGGGGAACATGAATTTCACCAGGCCTAACGAATTATTGTCTCCGGGCTTTTGCCTTACCTGCCCGTTATTCCATTCCATATTGTGTTTCTCGAGATAGTCAGGGTCAGCATCAATGCCGGGCTGTATTTCCTTTTTGATGATGCTCGGCGGGATGTTCCAGTACGGACTGAAAACGAGGTAACTCATCTTCCCGCTGAAGACAACGGTCTTGTTAAGCTCCTTCCCTACGACGACATTCGACTCCAGTACGGGTTTTCCCTCGCGGAAATATACCAGCCTGTAAGATGGGATATTCACGGCAATGAGTTCTTTCGAATCGGTAATATCGGGATCAATCCATCGGCAACGTTCCATATTGACAACAATGGTCTTGATGCGTGCGGCTACGGGCACGTTCAGTTCTTTAACCAAAGCCGGCGTCACTACATTATCTGGCGTACGCCCCTGACGTTGCTCATATTGGGCCAGCCCGGCCTTGAGCGATTCATCAAAGATGGTGCTTTTTGAATCCGTAGCCAGGTCACCAGTAATGGCCAGCCGCCTCCTGATTTGCGCAATTTCCGGCGCATTGTCGCCCGGTTTAAATGATTTCCTGCCTTCCGGCCAGTTGATGGTGCCCCAGCCTCCTTTTTTCTGTATTTCGCGGTAACGCTGCAGGCCTTTACGCAGGTTGTAATATTGACCGATCAGTTCTTTCTCATCTTTTTTAATAAGATCGGGGTCCTTCATCAGTTGGTCGAGATAATCTACATAGGCCCCTTTTTCCCTGGGCAGGTACCAACCCGTCTGCTTGCTTTTGTCAGCATCTAATCCTTCGAGCACCTTGCTGGTGTAAAAGAAATACATGCCGCTGATGAGCAGGTCATTGTCGGTTTCGGGTTTCTTCTTTTCATCCAGTTCATAAATCGCGGCGATTTTATCGCGGTACGGCAGTTTCGTCACAACGCCCTCGGAACCCATCTGGCCGGCCCTGTTGTAAAGCACTTCCGCAAAATCAACCCTGCCGCTGTCGTCGTACCAGATGAAGTGGTTTTGGTGTTTTTCATACAAATCGGTGATCTGGTCTTCATAATCGGCAAATTCAGGGTAACGCTCAAAGAAAGTCTCCAGCTTTGTATCGTCAATCGACATCTTATCGATATCAAATTTCTTTTTGCAGGACACGACGCCCAATAATACAAAGCATGCCAGGGCGAGGAAACGTAGGGTCTTCATAGTAATCATTTTTAGGAATTAAAACTTTTACTACAAAAGTAGCGTGGAGAAGCGCTTTACGGCTTATGTAATTTTTGGATTAGGTTACAGATTTTTCAAGCTCAAATTTTAACTACCTTAGTGCAGCTTAAAAATTTGCCGTGAAAGAACCCAGAAAACCCGGAATCATGCATTTGCTGAAACCTTATAAAGGTATGCTGATGCTGCTCTTACTCTTTACGATACTCAGCAATGCCATCAATCTCTGGCTTCCGAAAATCATTTCAGGGAGCATCGACGCGTTTGGAAAAGGACAATTTAATTTCCGGCCGGTAATCACCGAATTTTCAATTGCTGTCGTCGCCATATTCATCTTCGGTTATTTACAGAGCATCATCCAAACCTATGCGTCGGAGAAAGTGGCACGCGACCTGCGCAACCGCCTTTCTGACACGATATCGAGGCAGCGCTACGCATACATCGAGGAGGCCAACCCGTCCAAATTGCTCACAAACCTCACCGCCGATGTCGATTCTATTAAGATGTTTGTGTCGCAGGCCATCGTTGCCGTGATTTCTTCGCTGTTCATCATTGTGGGCGCGAGTATTTTACTGTTCAGCATCAACTGGAAACTGGCGCTGTGCGTCATTGCGATCATTCCTGTTATCGGAATCACTTTTTTCATGGTGCTGCGAAAAGTACGCGCGCTGTTTATCCAAAGCCGCGCGGTCACCGACCGTCTCAATAAGGTCATCAGCGAAAGCATTCTCGGTGCCGCCATCGTCCGAGTAGTGAACTCGCAAATCCCCGAATACCAAAAGTTCCTGGAGCTCAACACAAAGGCCCGTGATTTCGGACTGTCCATACTGGGACTTTTCGCAGGGTTAATTCCGGTGATAACCTTTACCGCAAATATGGCAGGATTGTCGATTCTTGCATTGGGCGGTCATTTCGTTATTTCGGGCAGCATGAGCATCGGTGATTTTGCAGCATTCAACAGTTACCTCGCGATGCTGATATTCCCGATACTTGTCATCGGATTCATGAGCAACGTGATCGCGCAGGCCACGGCGGCCTACGCAAGGATTTCGAATATCATCGAAACGCCTGAAGTCAGCGATACCGGTTTCCTTTCCGATGCGCTGACCGGCCATATCGCTTTGTCAGGGGTTCATGTGGCGTACGGGCAAACACCGGTGCTCAAGGACATTTCGATTACCATCAAACCGGGCTCAAAGACCGCCATTATCGGGCCTACCGCCGCAGGCAAAACGCAGCTGCTGTATCTGCTGACAGGCCTGATTTCCCCTGACAAAGGGTCGGTGTTGTTTGACGGGCATGCAATTGAAGATTTTGAAAGCGAGCGCTTCCACAGCCAGATCGGGTTTGTATTCCAGGACAGCATCATCTTCAATATGAGCATACGCGAAAACATCGCCTTCAGCGACGTGGTCACCGATGAGTCTTTGGCGAAGGCCATCGAAACCGCAGAACTGCGCGACTTTATAGCGTCGTTGCCGCAGCAGCTAAACACAATTGTTTCAGAAAGGGGATCGAGCCTTTCCGGCGGACAAAAACAGCGTATTATGCTGGCGCGGGCCCTCGCCATAAATCCTTCAATATTGTTGCTGGACGATTTTACGGCACGTGTCGACCCTCAAACCGAAGCGAAAATCCTCGAAAATATCCGCAGGAATTACCCAAACCTGACCTTAGTATCGGTAACCCAGAAAATCGCTGCCGTGGAGCCGTTCGACCAGATCATCCTGATGATGCAGGGCGAGGTCATAGCAACCGGAATCCACAGCGAACTGATGCAGTCCAGCCCGGAGTACGTTCAATTGTCGAATTCCCAAAAAAGTACGAGCCATTATGAACTATAACCTCAACGAACTCCAGGGCGACGAACACAAGGCAGCGGCCTTCTCCGGGTTGCGAAGCCTGCTCAGGCTGATTGCCCACGAACGCAAAAACCTGTTACTCGCCTCGATGGCCATACTGTTGAATTCAACACTGAACCTGCTGGGCCCGTACCTGATCGGACATACCATTGACGTCTACATCCAGGAAAAGGAATACCATGGCGTAATGGTGTATTCGGCGATTTTACTCGCGATGTACCTCACCGGATTGTTTACGAGTTACTTCCAGACCAAGCTTATGGGTGGCGTAGGGCAACGGATGCTGTTCACGCTGCGCAATACGATCTTCAATAAACTCCAATCGCTGCCGGTTGCATTTTTCAACTCCAATAAGGCGGGTGACCTGATATCACGGGTGAATAACGACACCGATAAAATCAATACCTTTTTTTCACAGTCATTGATGCAATTCCTGGGCAGCATCGCCACGATGACCGGCGCGGGGATCTTCCTGCTGGTGATCAATCCGAAACTTGGCGCCGCGACGCTTGTTCCCGGACTGCTGATTCTGCTCTTTACTCAGGCCATATCGCCCTGGGTTAAACGAAAAAACGCCGCAAACCTCAAAAGTACCGGGGGATTGAGCAGTGAAATCCAGGAAAGCCTGGCCAACTTCCGCGTAATCATCGCGTTC
The nucleotide sequence above comes from Flavobacterium magnum. Encoded proteins:
- a CDS encoding L,D-transpeptidase family protein, with product MKTLRFLALACFVLLGVVSCKKKFDIDKMSIDDTKLETFFERYPEFADYEDQITDLYEKHQNHFIWYDDSGRVDFAEVLYNRAGQMGSEGVVTKLPYRDKIAAIYELDEKKKPETDNDLLISGMYFFYTSKVLEGLDADKSKQTGWYLPREKGAYVDYLDQLMKDPDLIKKDEKELIGQYYNLRKGLQRYREIQKKGGWGTINWPEGRKSFKPGDNAPEIAQIRRRLAITGDLATDSKSTIFDESLKAGLAQYEQRQGRTPDNVVTPALVKELNVPVAARIKTIVVNMERCRWIDPDITDSKELIAVNIPSYRLVYFREGKPVLESNVVVGKELNKTVVFSGKMSYLVFSPYWNIPPSIIKKEIQPGIDADPDYLEKHNMEWNNGQVRQKPGDNNSLGLVKFMFPNSNNIYLHDTPAKSLFSKDSRAFSHGCVRVEKARDLAVRILDGDKNWTPQKIDEAMHAGKESQYALKRKIPVYIAYFTARADENGNVSFFEDVYQRDDRLAHLLYTE
- a CDS encoding ABC transporter ATP-binding protein, translated to MKEPRKPGIMHLLKPYKGMLMLLLLFTILSNAINLWLPKIISGSIDAFGKGQFNFRPVITEFSIAVVAIFIFGYLQSIIQTYASEKVARDLRNRLSDTISRQRYAYIEEANPSKLLTNLTADVDSIKMFVSQAIVAVISSLFIIVGASILLFSINWKLALCVIAIIPVIGITFFMVLRKVRALFIQSRAVTDRLNKVISESILGAAIVRVVNSQIPEYQKFLELNTKARDFGLSILGLFAGLIPVITFTANMAGLSILALGGHFVISGSMSIGDFAAFNSYLAMLIFPILVIGFMSNVIAQATAAYARISNIIETPEVSDTGFLSDALTGHIALSGVHVAYGQTPVLKDISITIKPGSKTAIIGPTAAGKTQLLYLLTGLISPDKGSVLFDGHAIEDFESERFHSQIGFVFQDSIIFNMSIRENIAFSDVVTDESLAKAIETAELRDFIASLPQQLNTIVSERGSSLSGGQKQRIMLARALAINPSILLLDDFTARVDPQTEAKILENIRRNYPNLTLVSVTQKIAAVEPFDQIILMMQGEVIATGIHSELMQSSPEYVQLSNSQKSTSHYEL